The Kitasatospora setae KM-6054 genome contains a region encoding:
- a CDS encoding response regulator transcription factor: MSSLLLLTNALQPSAEVLPALGLLLHSVRVAPAEGSALVDTPSADVILVDGRRDLPQIRSLCQLLRSTGIGSPLILVVTEGGLAAVTADWGVDDVLLDTAGPAEVEARLRLALGRLNAATDDSPMEIRNGDLSVDEATYSAKLKGRVLDLTFKEFELLKYLAQHPGRVFTRAQLLQEVWGYDYFGGTRTVDVHVRRLRAKLGVENEQLIGTVRNVGYRFVVPERADKGTDRGERADRAEPDRAGTRQER, from the coding sequence ATGAGTTCACTGCTCCTGCTGACCAACGCCCTGCAACCCTCCGCCGAGGTGCTGCCCGCCCTCGGACTGCTGCTGCACAGCGTCCGGGTGGCCCCCGCCGAGGGGTCCGCCCTGGTCGACACCCCGAGCGCCGACGTGATCCTGGTCGACGGCCGGCGCGACCTGCCGCAGATCCGCAGCCTGTGCCAGCTGCTGCGCTCCACCGGCATCGGCAGCCCGCTGATCCTGGTGGTCACCGAGGGCGGCCTGGCCGCCGTCACCGCCGACTGGGGCGTCGACGACGTGCTGCTCGACACCGCCGGACCGGCCGAGGTCGAGGCCCGGCTGCGGCTCGCCCTGGGCCGGCTGAACGCCGCCACCGACGACAGCCCGATGGAGATCCGCAACGGCGACCTCTCGGTCGACGAGGCCACCTACTCCGCCAAGCTGAAGGGCCGCGTCCTCGACCTCACCTTCAAGGAGTTCGAGCTGCTCAAGTACCTGGCCCAACACCCCGGCCGGGTCTTCACCCGGGCCCAGCTGCTCCAGGAGGTGTGGGGCTACGACTACTTCGGCGGCACCCGCACCGTCGACGTGCACGTCCGCCGGCTGCGGGCCAAACTCGGCGTCGAGAACGAGCAGTTGATCGGCACCGTGCGCAACGTCGGCTACCGCTTCGTGGTGCCCGAGCGGGCCGACAAGGGCACCGACCGGGGCGAACGGGCCGACCGGGCCGAACCGGACCGGGCCGGCACCCGGCAGGAGCGCTGA
- a CDS encoding MoaD/ThiS family protein, giving the protein MTAATGSRTTAASPAGVNGTVRYWAAAKAAAGRAEESFTAGTLAGALAAVRAAHAGRPELLRLLGVCSFLLDGEQIGGLDHAGVPLSEGWTVEVLPPFAGG; this is encoded by the coding sequence GTGACCGCGGCCACCGGATCCCGCACCACCGCCGCCTCACCCGCCGGGGTGAACGGCACCGTCCGCTACTGGGCCGCCGCCAAGGCCGCGGCCGGCCGGGCCGAGGAGTCCTTCACCGCCGGCACGCTGGCCGGGGCGCTGGCCGCGGTGCGCGCCGCGCACGCCGGCCGGCCGGAGCTGCTGCGGCTGCTCGGGGTCTGCTCCTTCCTGCTGGACGGCGAGCAGATCGGCGGCCTGGACCACGCCGGGGTGCCGCTGTCCGAGGGCTGGACGGTCGAGGTGCTGCCGCCGTTCGCCGGAGGCTGA